One window of Caldisericia bacterium genomic DNA carries:
- a CDS encoding DUF4878 domain-containing protein produces MIKVKRFMILITVFIIVSLLILSSCSSKSPEGTIKRYFKAIMREDYETAYSLLAGDMLKEKGSLEDFKKGFENMKKHNREIVGVRIEDVVLSNDKKRARVHFVLTIRENGKESDYRGAYILTLHDDGWKIEGSIF; encoded by the coding sequence GTGATAAAAGTGAAAAGATTTATGATTCTTATTACAGTTTTTATAATAGTTTCTCTTTTGATACTGAGTAGCTGTTCTTCAAAGTCTCCTGAGGGAACAATAAAAAGATACTTTAAAGCTATCATGAGAGAGGACTATGAAACAGCTTACTCCCTTCTTGCCGGAGATATGCTGAAAGAGAAGGGATCACTTGAGGATTTTAAAAAAGGCTTTGAAAATATGAAAAAGCACAATAGGGAAATTGTTGGGGTGAGGATTGAGGATGTTGTGCTTTCCAATGACAAGAAGAGAGCAAGAGTGCACTTTGTCTTAACAATAAGAGAGAATGGAAAGGAATCAGATTACAGAGGTGCCTATATTTTAACTCTTCATGATGATGGTTGGAAAATAGAGGGTTCAATCTTTTAG
- a CDS encoding ATP-dependent DNA ligase, whose protein sequence is MREFHYPVWLMQPIPYFGEKLEGDWVYEEKIDGWRLQIIKVEEDIKFFGRRLTKNPDWTEKLKVPRENLKRILPEKTILDSELYSDKGRRFIPSLFAKKKKAEPLIYIFDVIFFEGEFLGNLPLKKRRKILESLNFKPPFFLLPQYKLVSVDKILENLRESSSEGVVFKELNSDYRLGKECPLVTEFWRKLKFRR, encoded by the coding sequence ATGAGAGAATTTCATTATCCTGTATGGCTGATGCAGCCAATACCCTATTTTGGAGAAAAACTTGAAGGAGATTGGGTATATGAGGAGAAGATAGATGGCTGGAGATTACAGATAATTAAGGTAGAAGAAGATATCAAATTCTTTGGGAGGAGACTTACAAAAAATCCAGATTGGACAGAGAAGTTAAAAGTGCCAAGAGAGAATTTAAAGAGGATACTACCTGAGAAGACTATTCTCGATTCAGAACTATACTCAGATAAAGGAAGAAGGTTTATTCCCTCTCTCTTTGCAAAGAAAAAGAAGGCAGAGCCATTAATTTACATTTTTGATGTTATTTTCTTTGAGGGAGAATTTCTTGGCAACTTACCTTTAAAGAAGAGAAGGAAAATTCTTGAGAGTTTGAATTTTAAACCCCCATTTTTTCTATTGCCTCAGTATAAATTAGTCTCCGTTGACAAAATCCTTGAAAATCTTAGAGAATCTTCAAGTGAAGGTGTTGTATTCAAAGAACTTAATTCAGATTACAGACTCGGTAAGGAATGTCCATTAGTTACAGAATTCTGGAGAAAATTAAAATTCAGGAGGTAA